A window from Branchiostoma lanceolatum isolate klBraLanc5 chromosome 9, klBraLanc5.hap2, whole genome shotgun sequence encodes these proteins:
- the LOC136441751 gene encoding dual specificity protein phosphatase 12-like: protein MHLIGPNLYLGNRDDARNIESLTTAGVLYILTVDSEELDLGVDSGSFEQKFVRASDEWSTDLLSRFDECSGFIQKGRQEGGVLVHCLQGVSRSAAVVASHLMQAERWSCDQALQHIRQVKPDVRPNDGFMSQLMLYESMGCRVDQSRIEFKQYRLEHLAQQFHEQGQVESSTFASDPHERPDTSGNVSNTALFRCRKCRRSLFRSDSIMEHETGSGQTCFSWYKRGGAGDGGSSSVQCSSIFVIPVTWMAESLAGVVQGKLLCPKCNGRLGSFNWAGEQCSCGAWITPSIQLHKNRIDEVRNLGPNSPVKVCR, encoded by the exons ATGCACCTCATCGGCCCCAACCTGTATCTGGGTAACCGTGACGATGCTCGCAACATCGAGTCCCTGACAACCGCTGGAGTCTTGTATATCCTGACCGTGGACAGCGAGGAACTTGACCTTGGCGTGGATTCCGGATCGTTTGAGCAGAAGTTTGTGCGCGCGTCAGACGAGTGGAGCACAGACCTGCTGAGCAGGTTTGACGAATGCAGCGGCTTCATCCAGAAGGGACGGCAGGAGGGAGGGGTCCTGGTCCACTG CCTGCAGGGAGTGTCCCGCAGTGCGGCCGTCGTCGCGTCGCATCTGATGCAGGCGGAGCGATGGTCATGTGACCAGGCCCTGCAGCACATCAGGCAGGTCAAGCCAGACGTCAG ACCCAACGACGGGTTCATGTCTCAGCTGATGCTGTACGAGTCGATGGGCTGTCGTGTGGACCAGAGTCGCATCGAGTTCAAACAGTACAGACTGGAGCACCTGGCACAGCAGTTTCACG AGCAAGGTCAGGTGGAGTCCTCCACGTTTGCGTCGGACCCTCACGAGCGCCCGGACACCTCAGGGAACGTCTCCAACACAGCACTGTTCAGGTGTAGGAAGTGCAG GAGGAGCCTGTTCCGTTCCGACAGCATCATGGAGCACGAGACGGGCAGCGGACAGACGTGCTTCTCCTGGTACAAGCGTGGCGGCGCGGGGGACGGAGGATCCTCGAGCGTCCAGTGCTCGTCCATTTTCGTCATACCGGTCACCTGGATGGCAGAGTCTCTGGCCGGGGTCGTGCAAGGAAAG CTGCTGTGTCCAAAATGCAACGGACGACTGGGCTCCTTTAACTGGGCAGGTGAGCAGTGTTCGTGCGGTGCGTGGATCACCCCGTCCATCCAGCTCCATAAGAACCGCATCGACGAAGTCCGAAACCTCGGCCCCAACTCTCCTGTCAAAGTGTGCAGGTAG